Proteins from a single region of Desulfobacter postgatei 2ac9:
- a CDS encoding tryptophan--tRNA ligase, whose product MKNADYLTGITTSGTPHLGNYVGAIRPAVESSKNPDLTSYYFLADYHSLIKNHDPKKRKASTLEIAAAWIALGLDYNNCVFYRQSDIPEIPELTWILTCLTAKGLMNRAHAYKAAVQENEEQERKDPDQGVTMGLFSYPILMAADILMFNAAKVPVGKDQVQHLEMTRDIAARFNHTYKELFVLPEVVVDETAAVLSGLDGRKMSKSYNNFIPLFDTEKRLRKMIMKIQTNSLEPDEPKDPDTCTLFSIYRAFATQEQTKDLARRYREGIAWGAMKQELFEYINDILKEPRQRYEELIANPKDIEDILKKGAARAREYSVPFLDKVRKCVGIQSLS is encoded by the coding sequence ATGAAAAACGCAGATTATTTAACCGGTATTACCACCTCGGGTACGCCTCACCTTGGCAATTATGTAGGAGCTATTCGTCCGGCTGTTGAATCCAGCAAAAACCCTGACCTGACATCCTATTATTTTCTGGCAGATTACCACTCTCTGATCAAAAATCATGATCCGAAAAAACGAAAGGCATCCACCCTTGAAATTGCAGCGGCCTGGATTGCCTTAGGGTTGGATTACAATAATTGTGTATTTTACCGGCAATCTGATATTCCCGAAATTCCCGAACTTACCTGGATTTTAACCTGTCTGACCGCCAAGGGGCTGATGAACCGTGCCCATGCATATAAGGCCGCTGTTCAGGAAAATGAGGAGCAGGAAAGAAAAGATCCGGACCAGGGGGTTACAATGGGTCTTTTTTCCTATCCCATTCTCATGGCAGCCGACATTCTCATGTTCAATGCCGCCAAGGTACCCGTTGGCAAGGATCAGGTCCAGCACCTTGAAATGACAAGGGATATTGCCGCAAGATTCAATCACACCTACAAGGAACTGTTTGTGCTGCCCGAGGTGGTTGTGGATGAAACCGCAGCCGTGCTCTCCGGCCTTGACGGGCGCAAGATGAGCAAAAGCTACAATAACTTTATTCCGCTGTTTGATACGGAAAAACGGCTGCGCAAAATGATCATGAAGATCCAGACCAATTCCCTGGAACCCGATGAACCCAAAGATCCGGATACCTGCACGTTGTTTTCAATTTACCGGGCATTTGCCACACAGGAGCAGACCAAAGACCTGGCCCGGCGATACAGAGAAGGCATTGCCTGGGGCGCCATGAAACAGGAGTTGTTTGAATACATCAACGATATCTTAAAGGAACCCAGACAGCGGTACGAAGAACTGATCGCCAATCCCAAAGATATCGAAGATATTCTGAAAAAAGGAGCGGCCCGGGCCAGGGAATATTCGGTACCCTTCCTGGATAAAGTTAGAAAGTGCGTGGGTATTCAATCATTGTCTTAA
- a CDS encoding HAMP domain-containing histidine kinase: MKHTAQEIIDQYGPAYFGQMGASISHDIKNCLAIINENAGLMSDHLMMAQKGVPPDIDRFSGIVRRIEKQIARADGILKSLNAFSHSMDKPEQQIDLDEAVGLVLGLGARIIANRGIKVNHTQAPDKLYVNGSLFFLLSLIWSILENITENLASNAILNIFSMEDENKQICLSFQCEQPFASNFDRQANSQALALLKAKLVLDDQYTKADLIFGR, translated from the coding sequence TTGAAACACACGGCTCAGGAAATAATAGATCAATACGGCCCAGCTTATTTCGGCCAAATGGGAGCATCCATATCCCATGATATTAAAAACTGCCTGGCGATCATCAACGAAAATGCAGGGTTGATGTCTGATCATCTTATGATGGCCCAAAAAGGCGTTCCACCCGATATTGATCGTTTTTCAGGAATTGTCCGGCGCATTGAAAAACAGATCGCCCGGGCTGATGGTATCTTGAAATCCCTTAACGCATTTTCCCACAGCATGGACAAGCCGGAACAACAGATAGATCTGGATGAGGCGGTGGGGCTTGTCCTGGGTCTTGGCGCCAGGATTATTGCCAATAGAGGCATTAAGGTGAATCATACCCAGGCTCCCGACAAACTTTATGTCAACGGATCACTTTTCTTTTTATTATCCCTGATCTGGTCAATTTTAGAAAATATAACAGAAAACCTTGCATCAAATGCCATTCTCAATATATTCTCTATGGAAGATGAGAATAAACAAATTTGTTTAAGCTTTCAGTGTGAACAGCCTTTTGCCTCTAATTTTGATCGACAGGCAAACAGTCAGGCATTGGCCTTATTAAAGGCGAAACTTGTATTGGATGATCAGTACACCAAGGCCGACCTGATATTTGGCAGATAA
- a CDS encoding response regulator has translation MSILTFFSGSYCGKSSIISDVIDQSGFKLLSDNDLVASASRLSGMPEKKIARSFLEKTSVFNKFTHEKERAIAYLRLAMAELMSEDKCMIEGFTSLLIPASISHVLRICLIADKTFRIEQAMKAHNLSEKDAVSLISKNDELYSAWSNTLYKIIDPWDASLYDMILPTDKMTKDEAVAMILENLKNEVIQPTKTSRKAVDDFVLAARVEVALSKEGHTISVSARDGLVTLTINTNVLLLGRLEEELKNIVKQVEGVSSVETRIGKGFYQADIYRRFDFQVPSKVLLVDDEREFVQTLSERLQMRDMGSAIAYDGESALNLVEADEPDVMILDLKMPGIDGIEVLKKVKASRPEIEVIILTGHGSEADREICMKLGAFAYLQKPVDIEELSLNLKAANEKIRQKQK, from the coding sequence ATGTCTATACTGACATTTTTCAGCGGTTCATATTGCGGCAAATCGTCAATCATTTCAGATGTTATTGATCAAAGCGGATTTAAACTGCTCTCAGACAATGATCTGGTAGCTTCGGCCAGCCGGCTGTCCGGAATGCCCGAAAAGAAAATTGCCCGATCTTTTCTTGAAAAAACATCGGTGTTCAATAAGTTCACCCATGAAAAAGAGCGCGCCATTGCTTACCTGCGCCTTGCCATGGCAGAACTGATGTCCGAGGATAAATGCATGATAGAAGGGTTTACAAGCCTTTTGATCCCTGCATCCATAAGCCACGTATTAAGAATATGCCTGATTGCAGACAAAACCTTTCGAATTGAACAGGCCATGAAAGCGCATAACCTAAGTGAAAAAGATGCCGTCAGTCTGATATCAAAAAATGACGAATTATACAGTGCATGGTCAAATACACTGTATAAAATTATTGATCCCTGGGATGCTTCTCTTTACGATATGATTTTGCCCACGGACAAGATGACCAAAGATGAGGCGGTTGCCATGATTCTTGAAAATTTGAAAAATGAAGTGATTCAGCCCACCAAGACATCAAGAAAGGCAGTCGATGATTTTGTTCTGGCAGCCCGGGTGGAAGTGGCATTATCCAAAGAAGGCCATACGATTAGCGTCAGTGCCCGGGACGGCCTGGTTACCCTGACAATCAATACCAATGTGCTTCTTTTGGGAAGACTTGAAGAAGAGCTCAAAAATATTGTAAAACAGGTTGAAGGGGTATCATCGGTTGAAACCCGTATCGGCAAGGGTTTTTACCAGGCGGATATTTATCGCAGATTCGATTTCCAGGTCCCGTCAAAAGTACTTTTGGTGGATGACGAACGCGAATTTGTACAAACACTTTCCGAAAGACTACAGATGCGTGACATGGGTTCCGCTATTGCCTATGACGGTGAATCCGCTTTAAATCTTGTGGAAGCGGACGAACCTGATGTGATGATCCTGGATTTGAAAATGCCGGGTATTGACGGGATTGAAGTGCTTAAGAAGGTCAAGGCATCCAGGCCCGAAATTGAAGTCATTATTCTAACAGGTCATGGATCAGAGGCTGACAGGGAGATCTGCATGAAACTCGGGGCTTTTGCCTATCTTCAGAAGCCTGTGGACATAGAAGAGTTGAGCCTGAATTTAAAGGCTGCCAATGAAAAAATCCGGCAAAAACAAAAATAA
- a CDS encoding response regulator: MSEKVLIIDDEQEFTEALAERMTNRGMTVSTSSSAIEGLQSVEEQSFDVVVLDLQMPEMDGIETLKILKKKRPELQVILLTGHATVEKGIEAMKLGAMDLLEKPADMTTLTEKIKKAQAKKMILVEKKSEERIKEIIETRGW; the protein is encoded by the coding sequence ATGAGTGAAAAAGTTTTAATTATAGATGACGAACAGGAGTTCACAGAAGCCCTGGCAGAAAGAATGACGAACCGGGGAATGACGGTGAGTACTTCGAGTTCCGCTATTGAAGGCCTGCAGAGCGTTGAAGAACAATCCTTTGACGTGGTCGTCCTTGATCTGCAGATGCCGGAAATGGATGGTATCGAAACCTTAAAAATCCTGAAAAAGAAAAGACCCGAACTTCAAGTGATTCTTTTGACCGGGCACGCCACGGTTGAAAAAGGTATAGAGGCCATGAAGCTCGGTGCCATGGATTTGCTTGAAAAGCCGGCTGACATGACGACCTTGACGGAAAAAATAAAAAAGGCCCAGGCCAAAAAAATGATCCTGGTGGAGAAAAAATCCGAGGAAAGAATTAAGGAAATCATAGAAACCCGGGGATGGTAG
- the argJ gene encoding bifunctional glutamate N-acetyltransferase/amino-acid acetyltransferase ArgJ, translated as MKGFKFAGICAGIKKSRSLDLGLIYSEKPASAAALFTQNQVVAAPVILGRKIMQKGMLQAILVNSGNANCFTGAQGIAHAEQCVEFVAKALRIDPEHVLVSSTGVIGAPLPIDKIEAKIPQAVRSLDSCTIADFAGAILTTDTCTKMVSRNGTINTSGNTSGEEKSFTVMGVAKGSGMIRPDMATMLSYIVTDADISSSLLKQALTHAASRSFNRITVDGDTSTNDTLVCMANGAGQAVIDNDESFGVFQAVLDEVCYELAKKVVKDGEGATKVASITVKGALTQQDAFAAAEAIAHSPLTKTAIYGQDPNWGRITAAAGRSGATVDQNKMDLYFGDILLVQNGQWQGKGAEEKAAEIMKKDEISIVLDLNLGDGQDQFLFCDFSENYVKINADYRS; from the coding sequence ATGAAAGGGTTTAAATTTGCCGGAATTTGTGCCGGAATTAAAAAAAGCAGATCCTTGGATCTTGGCCTGATCTATTCGGAAAAACCTGCAAGTGCCGCAGCATTGTTTACACAAAACCAGGTGGTTGCAGCCCCTGTTATTCTTGGCAGAAAAATCATGCAAAAGGGCATGCTCCAGGCGATACTGGTCAATTCAGGGAATGCCAACTGTTTCACCGGCGCACAGGGAATCGCCCATGCAGAACAATGCGTTGAATTTGTGGCCAAAGCCCTTAGAATTGATCCTGAACACGTATTGGTCTCTTCTACCGGAGTGATTGGTGCGCCCTTGCCAATAGATAAAATTGAAGCAAAAATTCCACAAGCTGTGAGAAGTCTTGACTCTTGTACAATTGCAGATTTTGCCGGGGCTATCCTCACCACAGACACCTGCACCAAAATGGTGTCCCGCAATGGGACAATTAATACATCCGGCAATACATCCGGGGAGGAAAAGAGCTTTACCGTTATGGGAGTTGCCAAAGGTTCGGGTATGATTCGGCCGGATATGGCCACCATGCTTTCCTATATCGTCACGGATGCTGACATTTCAAGCAGTCTGCTCAAACAGGCACTGACGCATGCTGCGTCCCGTTCCTTTAACCGGATTACAGTGGACGGGGATACCAGCACAAACGACACCCTTGTATGTATGGCCAACGGGGCAGGGCAGGCAGTGATCGACAATGATGAATCCTTTGGGGTATTCCAAGCGGTTTTAGATGAGGTCTGCTATGAGCTTGCCAAAAAGGTTGTCAAAGACGGAGAGGGTGCTACAAAAGTTGCCTCTATCACGGTTAAAGGCGCATTGACCCAACAGGATGCATTTGCAGCGGCCGAAGCCATTGCCCATTCCCCCCTGACCAAAACAGCTATTTACGGCCAGGACCCAAACTGGGGGCGAATCACTGCGGCGGCCGGAAGATCCGGGGCCACAGTGGATCAAAATAAAATGGATTTGTATTTTGGTGATATCCTGCTGGTTCAAAACGGACAGTGGCAGGGTAAAGGGGCTGAAGAAAAAGCAGCAGAGATAATGAAAAAGGATGAAATCAGCATTGTCCTGGATCTCAATCTTGGAGATGGCCAGGATCAGTTCCTGTTCTGTGACTTCAGTGAAAACTATGTGAAAATTAATGCAGATTATAGATCCTGA
- a CDS encoding pseudouridine synthase: MQIIDPETAQGIRLQKILAHCGLCSRRRAESLILEGRVSVNGVIVKELGTRADPVKEKICLDGKQLHYTSDKNREYTYLAVNKPKGVVTTCSQKNAKIILDLVPVKKRVYPVGRLDKDSVGLVLLTDDGDLHNRLSHPSHDHEKEYLVFAVRPVSDQDLAAMAQGMVIDGKKTRQAKVRRVSENGFKIVLKQGLNRQIRKMVGKTGNQVAMLKRIRMANIRLGSLPAGKWRYLTEQEVEKLRQ; the protein is encoded by the coding sequence ATGCAGATTATAGATCCTGAAACAGCGCAAGGCATCCGACTACAGAAAATTTTAGCCCATTGCGGGCTTTGTTCGCGTAGACGCGCCGAGAGCCTTATTCTTGAGGGCAGGGTCTCGGTGAACGGGGTTATTGTAAAAGAACTGGGCACCCGGGCAGATCCGGTAAAGGAAAAGATCTGTCTTGACGGTAAGCAGCTTCACTATACGTCGGACAAAAACCGCGAATATACCTATCTTGCCGTAAACAAACCCAAAGGGGTTGTCACAACCTGCTCCCAGAAAAATGCAAAAATCATCCTGGACCTTGTGCCGGTAAAAAAGAGGGTCTATCCTGTGGGGCGACTGGATAAGGATTCAGTGGGGCTTGTTCTACTGACCGATGACGGTGACTTGCATAACCGGTTATCCCATCCCTCCCATGACCATGAAAAAGAGTATCTGGTGTTTGCTGTGCGGCCTGTCAGCGACCAGGATCTGGCTGCCATGGCCCAAGGCATGGTGATAGATGGGAAAAAAACCCGGCAGGCCAAGGTCCGCAGGGTTTCTGAAAACGGATTTAAAATTGTTTTAAAACAGGGGTTAAACCGCCAGATTCGGAAAATGGTGGGCAAAACCGGCAATCAGGTGGCCATGCTCAAACGGATCCGCATGGCCAATATCCGCCTTGGTAGTTTGCCCGCCGGAAAATGGCGATATCTCACCGAACAAGAGGTGGAAAAATTAAGACAATGA
- a CDS encoding DUF1294 domain-containing protein produces the protein MYPEKGHKEVTKAHKQRVVSVSISGVFLSILIGLFIVNKLPFIIFAFYIVISIVTFGLYAGDKSAARQGKWRTSESTLHLFSLVGGWPGAFITQSQLRHKSKKLSFRVVFWFTVVINCGILGWLLTPEGAQQIENLISALKSIKLS, from the coding sequence GTGTATCCTGAAAAAGGTCATAAGGAAGTAACAAAGGCACATAAACAAAGGGTGGTATCAGTTTCCATCAGCGGCGTTTTTTTAAGCATTCTTATTGGGCTATTTATTGTCAACAAGCTGCCTTTTATAATTTTTGCTTTCTACATTGTAATTAGCATAGTAACATTTGGTCTATATGCGGGAGACAAATCAGCAGCTCGACAAGGGAAGTGGAGAACTTCTGAGAGTACACTGCATCTTTTTTCCTTAGTTGGTGGGTGGCCTGGAGCTTTTATTACCCAGAGTCAACTGCGGCATAAGTCAAAAAAACTATCTTTTAGAGTTGTATTCTGGTTCACAGTTGTAATTAACTGTGGCATTTTAGGCTGGCTATTAACTCCCGAAGGCGCTCAACAGATAGAAAATCTGATAAGCGCCCTAAAAAGCATAAAATTGAGTTAA
- a CDS encoding SulP family inorganic anion transporter produces the protein MLTKILPFIEWFKDYSLGKFRIDFLAGLTVALVLIPQSMAYAQLAGLPAYYGLYAAFLPPMIASLFGSSRQLATGPVAVVSLMTAASLEPFASAGSEGFITYAIVLALTVGIFQLLLGVLRLGLIVNFLSHPVVNGFTNAAAIIIGTSQLSKLFGVYVDKAPHHYETIIRVIESAFHYTHLPTLAMGILSIAIMVGLKRLNPKMPFVLAAVAITTIISWATGFEHNETAAITQIMDEKIQEEIQSFNITIQSIKDLSVDRTKLTSEIESRHDASTLEKLDLQYQATVLTARIDAAKAKASEIRTRLREIHFSAVEDTGKGIVFYKKESPMPETRVDDRVYRIRIGNKALDTNAINLSGGGAVVGDIPKGLPKLGMPGINISIFLQLLPYAIIISLLGFMEAIAIAKAMAAKTGQRLDPNQELIGQGLANIVGSIGKSYPVSGSFSRSAVNLQAGAVSGLSSVITSLMVIITLLFFTPLLYHLPQAVLASVIMMAVIGLVNVSGFVHAWHAQWYDGLISVITFIVTLAVAPHLESGIYIGVGLSLAVFLYKSMRPKISLLSRAQDQALKDSCVHELATCKHIQLIRFEGPLFFANASYLEDEINDRIQASSDLRHFIIACNGINDIDASGQEALALIIQRLRSAGYGVSLSGVNDAVYRVLARTHLLEEIGVHNIYPTMETAISSVHPQTHDNTKEDQCPLLVNCLGTQSTK, from the coding sequence ATGTTAACTAAAATACTGCCGTTCATAGAGTGGTTCAAGGATTACTCCCTGGGCAAATTCAGAATTGATTTTCTGGCCGGGCTCACTGTGGCCCTGGTGCTTATTCCGCAGTCCATGGCCTATGCCCAGTTGGCGGGCCTACCCGCCTATTACGGCCTTTATGCAGCATTTCTGCCCCCCATGATAGCTTCATTGTTCGGATCCAGCCGCCAGCTGGCAACCGGTCCTGTAGCCGTGGTCTCCTTGATGACCGCAGCAAGTCTTGAACCTTTTGCATCAGCCGGAAGTGAAGGCTTTATTACCTATGCAATTGTCCTGGCTCTCACTGTTGGTATTTTCCAGCTGCTGCTTGGCGTTCTTCGCCTGGGCCTTATTGTTAATTTTCTGTCCCATCCTGTTGTTAACGGTTTTACCAATGCTGCGGCAATTATTATCGGCACCTCCCAGCTCTCCAAGCTGTTCGGCGTATATGTAGACAAGGCGCCTCACCATTATGAAACCATTATACGGGTGATTGAAAGTGCCTTTCACTATACCCATCTGCCCACCCTTGCCATGGGGATTTTATCCATTGCCATCATGGTGGGGTTAAAACGACTGAATCCTAAAATGCCTTTCGTACTGGCTGCGGTTGCCATCACCACAATCATCTCCTGGGCCACCGGGTTCGAGCACAATGAAACCGCAGCTATTACCCAAATTATGGATGAAAAAATCCAAGAGGAGATCCAATCATTTAATATCACTATTCAGTCCATTAAGGATTTAAGTGTCGATCGTACAAAACTTACATCCGAGATAGAAAGCAGGCATGATGCCTCCACACTTGAGAAACTGGATTTACAGTACCAGGCCACAGTTCTTACCGCGAGAATAGATGCAGCCAAAGCCAAGGCTTCTGAAATTCGTACCCGACTGCGGGAGATACATTTCAGTGCTGTTGAGGATACGGGTAAAGGGATTGTGTTCTATAAAAAAGAGAGCCCGATGCCGGAGACCAGAGTGGATGACAGAGTATATCGTATCCGGATAGGTAATAAAGCCCTTGATACTAATGCCATAAACCTGTCCGGTGGCGGTGCGGTGGTCGGTGATATTCCAAAAGGGCTTCCAAAACTTGGTATGCCCGGTATTAATATTTCCATATTCCTTCAGCTTTTGCCCTATGCCATTATTATCTCCCTGCTCGGTTTCATGGAAGCGATTGCCATTGCCAAGGCCATGGCGGCCAAAACCGGTCAAAGGCTTGACCCCAATCAGGAACTTATCGGTCAGGGACTTGCCAATATCGTGGGCTCTATCGGCAAAAGTTATCCGGTATCCGGTTCTTTTTCCAGAAGCGCCGTCAATCTCCAGGCCGGCGCTGTTTCAGGCCTTTCCAGTGTCATAACAAGCCTTATGGTTATTATCACCCTGCTGTTTTTTACACCATTGCTTTACCATCTGCCCCAGGCAGTCCTTGCTTCGGTTATCATGATGGCGGTTATCGGGCTTGTAAACGTTTCCGGTTTTGTTCATGCCTGGCATGCACAGTGGTATGACGGCCTGATTTCCGTGATTACGTTTATTGTCACCCTGGCTGTGGCACCTCACCTTGAAAGCGGGATTTATATCGGGGTCGGCCTCTCCCTGGCCGTATTTTTATACAAAAGCATGCGCCCCAAAATCAGCCTTCTTTCCAGGGCCCAAGATCAGGCGCTCAAAGATTCTTGTGTGCATGAACTTGCCACCTGTAAGCACATACAACTGATCCGTTTTGAAGGCCCGCTGTTTTTTGCCAATGCCAGCTACCTTGAAGATGAAATAAACGACCGGATCCAGGCGTCATCCGATCTAAGGCACTTTATTATCGCCTGTAACGGTATCAATGATATCGATGCCTCGGGCCAGGAAGCCCTGGCCCTGATTATTCAGCGATTAAGAAGTGCCGGATACGGGGTATCGTTAAGCGGGGTCAATGATGCGGTTTACCGGGTACTTGCACGTACCCATCTGCTTGAAGAGATCGGGGTTCACAATATTTATCCCACCATGGAAACCGCGATTTCAAGTGTTCATCCACAGACTCATGACAATACCAAGGAAGATCAGTGTCCATTACTTGTAAACTGCCTGGGAACCCAATCAACTAAATAA
- a CDS encoding TetR/AcrR family transcriptional regulator, with the protein MSKKDAILQAATVLFSKNGFKETSTADLAKMINVAEGTIFYHFKTKEKLFLAVLEKTKKMILEEFDSYMENQHFDSGMGMIERAVSFHLYLAGKMENQFLLLHRYYPYQMAEVVPQCRRYLEAIYDCLVSIYEDGIEMGVKDGSIDPLPARKTALIIFSMVDGVVRFKTYNLYNANSLFNELVSSCKRMLKT; encoded by the coding sequence ATGTCCAAAAAAGATGCCATACTGCAGGCTGCAACCGTGCTGTTTTCCAAAAACGGATTCAAAGAAACCTCCACCGCTGATCTGGCAAAAATGATCAATGTGGCGGAAGGGACCATTTTCTATCATTTCAAGACCAAGGAGAAATTATTCTTAGCGGTTCTTGAAAAGACCAAAAAAATGATCCTGGAGGAATTTGACTCATATATGGAAAATCAGCATTTTGACAGCGGCATGGGCATGATTGAACGTGCGGTCTCTTTCCATTTATACCTGGCCGGCAAGATGGAGAATCAGTTTCTTCTTTTGCACAGGTACTACCCCTACCAGATGGCAGAGGTAGTACCCCAATGCCGTAGATATCTGGAAGCCATTTACGACTGTCTTGTTTCCATCTATGAAGACGGTATCGAAATGGGGGTAAAGGACGGTTCCATTGATCCCCTGCCCGCCCGCAAAACCGCTTTGATTATCTTTTCCATGGTGGATGGGGTGGTCCGGTTTAAAACGTACAATCTGTACAATGCCAATTCGCTGTTCAATGAACTGGTAAGCTCCTGCAAACGCATGCTAAAGACTTAG
- a CDS encoding sensor histidine kinase: protein MAQETKNTEKKAEGRGPGPKLPIGEFLNYKKIWLLSFGLTAAFAIIPVIFFAVLNYNLTRQSLENDAEARASRLASNTWRSLSSFLNERKNALNYVVRSNSFEQLGNIQQLANILDFLRQSFGGFTDIGIIDATGVQSTYAGPHGLAGKNYKDQQWFKEAMAHGISVSEVFLGFRNVPHISIALRHTAPDDRHFIIRATIEHQLSGILSEVKTAGNGDAFLVNAQGVLQTPSHHFGNVLEKTNISLPPATDQTHTMTIALEDGQDLIAAFRHIPNTPFILVILKSKQVMMSPWHHSQVTLIQYLGISISVILLWIAAVTGYFFRRLEYLDLKRSKYFHMAEYENKMASIGRLAAGVAHEINNPLAIINEKAGLIKDMAHFKPELKQDPRLLETVDVILGSVKRCSRITRQLLSFGRQTQTAPVPLVLKSVLDEVLVFLVKEAQLKKIFIDIDVPDTLPQVIGNRGKLQQVLLNIVNNAFAAMPQEGKLSISAQKTDEPFVRLDISDSGCGIPPENIKHIFEPFFSTKTNQGGTGLGLSITYGLVQELGGRIKVESKVNEGTTFIIYLPTTKQKEE from the coding sequence ATGGCTCAGGAAACTAAAAATACAGAGAAAAAAGCAGAAGGCAGGGGCCCAGGCCCCAAGCTGCCTATCGGAGAATTCCTTAATTACAAAAAAATATGGCTGCTCTCTTTTGGGCTGACAGCCGCATTTGCGATTATTCCTGTTATCTTTTTTGCCGTCCTGAATTACAACCTGACCCGGCAGTCTTTAGAAAATGATGCTGAGGCCAGAGCTTCCCGCCTGGCCTCCAATACCTGGCGATCTCTTTCCTCTTTTCTTAATGAGCGTAAAAATGCGTTAAACTACGTGGTGCGATCCAACTCATTTGAACAGCTTGGGAACATCCAGCAACTGGCAAATATCTTAGATTTTTTGCGCCAAAGCTTTGGGGGATTCACGGATATCGGCATTATTGACGCCACGGGTGTTCAAAGCACCTATGCCGGACCCCACGGACTTGCAGGCAAAAATTACAAGGATCAGCAATGGTTCAAGGAGGCCATGGCCCATGGAATTTCCGTAAGTGAGGTATTTCTAGGGTTCCGAAATGTTCCCCATATTTCCATTGCCCTGCGTCATACGGCACCTGATGACAGGCACTTCATTATCCGGGCCACCATTGAGCACCAGCTATCCGGAATTTTATCCGAAGTCAAGACAGCAGGTAACGGGGATGCCTTTTTGGTCAATGCACAGGGCGTGCTTCAAACACCGTCCCACCATTTCGGGAATGTGCTTGAAAAAACAAACATTTCTTTACCCCCTGCCACGGACCAAACCCATACCATGACCATTGCATTAGAAGATGGACAGGATTTGATCGCCGCGTTCAGGCATATACCCAATACGCCGTTCATCCTGGTGATACTTAAATCCAAACAGGTAATGATGTCTCCCTGGCATCACAGTCAGGTGACATTAATCCAGTATCTGGGCATCAGTATCTCTGTCATTCTTTTATGGATCGCGGCTGTGACCGGTTATTTTTTCCGGCGTTTAGAATATTTGGATCTTAAACGTTCCAAATATTTTCATATGGCTGAATATGAAAACAAGATGGCGTCCATAGGCCGGCTTGCCGCAGGTGTGGCGCATGAGATCAATAATCCTTTGGCCATTATCAATGAAAAGGCAGGGCTCATAAAGGATATGGCCCATTTCAAGCCGGAGCTGAAACAAGACCCAAGACTTCTTGAAACTGTGGATGTTATCCTTGGCTCGGTGAAGCGGTGCAGCAGGATTACACGCCAACTGCTCAGTTTCGGTCGCCAGACCCAGACTGCTCCGGTGCCCTTAGTCCTTAAATCCGTTCTTGATGAAGTGCTGGTCTTTCTGGTAAAAGAGGCGCAGTTAAAAAAAATTTTTATTGATATAGATGTGCCTGATACCCTGCCCCAAGTCATCGGCAACCGGGGTAAACTGCAGCAGGTTCTTTTAAACATAGTAAACAACGCATTTGCTGCCATGCCCCAGGAGGGGAAGCTTTCGATCAGTGCACAAAAAACGGACGAACCATTTGTCCGCCTTGATATAAGTGATAGTGGATGTGGTATTCCCCCTGAAAATATTAAACATATTTTTGAACCGTTTTTCTCCACAAAAACAAATCAGGGCGGCACCGGTCTGGGGCTTTCCATCACCTATGGCCTTGTCCAGGAGTTAGGTGGACGGATTAAAGTCGAAAGCAAGGTTAATGAGGGCACAACATTTATAATATATCTGCCCACAACAAAACAGAAAGAAGAGTGA
- a CDS encoding response regulator, whose amino-acid sequence MQILLVDDEKELVSTLAERLGYRGIDAHWAITPNDAISMLSNQSYDIAVLDVQMPDMNGFELKEQMEAICPELKFIFMTGHGSEECYYEGCSQTGEAFYLVKPVEIDNLIEKLNQVMLDGGKS is encoded by the coding sequence ATGCAGATACTTCTGGTCGATGATGAGAAGGAACTGGTCTCTACCCTGGCAGAACGCCTTGGGTACAGAGGAATTGACGCACACTGGGCCATCACGCCCAATGACGCCATCTCCATGCTGTCTAATCAAAGCTATGACATTGCGGTTCTCGATGTTCAGATGCCGGATATGAACGGCTTTGAGCTCAAGGAACAGATGGAGGCGATATGTCCTGAACTCAAGTTTATTTTTATGACCGGCCACGGGTCTGAAGAATGCTACTATGAAGGATGTTCCCAGACCGGAGAGGCTTTTTATCTTGTTAAACCTGTGGAAATTGACAATCTGATTGAAAAGCTCAACCAGGTCATGCTTGATGGAGGAAAAAGTTGA